One window of Mesorhizobium loti R88b genomic DNA carries:
- a CDS encoding NAD-dependent succinate-semialdehyde dehydrogenase, producing MKGDDGLTVTQSLTRRLKNPELFDDLAGVPGRKAEQSTRRFSVFNPSTGELLAELPDMDVRDVSKAIDKAEAAQEHWAALTARERSDILWEWHQLILDHSEDLAAILTAEMGKPLAEAKSEIAHAAAYLQWYAEEANRIYGETISPPSNDRRMLVIKQPIGVVGAITPWNFPASMVARKISPALAAGCAIVLKPAEQTPLVAGAMFTLARMAGFPDGVLNLIYASEGDAVGRELCSNPKVRKISFTGSTEVGRLLMRECSDQIKRTSFELGGNAPFIVFDDADVDAAVDGALQAKFRNAGQTCVSANRLYVQSSVYNEFCDKFTKRVSALRVGDGFEPEVAIGPLIDKCALAKIEDHIRDAVRQGGKIRCGGNRIGESGTFFEPTVITDVERTMRVAQEETFGPLAPIIRFNDPDQVVREANDTIYGLAAYFYASNLKRVWRVAETLEYGMVGINTGRMSSEAAPFGGMKQSGIGREGSRHGLEDYLEMKYLCMGGL from the coding sequence ATGAAGGGGGACGACGGTTTGACCGTGACACAGTCGCTGACGAGACGTCTCAAAAATCCCGAGCTATTTGACGATCTGGCCGGTGTGCCTGGTCGGAAGGCGGAGCAATCCACGAGGCGTTTTTCGGTGTTCAATCCCTCAACGGGCGAGCTGTTGGCTGAGCTTCCAGATATGGATGTCCGGGACGTTTCCAAGGCAATCGATAAGGCTGAAGCTGCGCAGGAACATTGGGCGGCGCTCACCGCGCGCGAGCGCTCCGACATCTTATGGGAATGGCACCAACTGATCCTCGACCACAGCGAGGATCTTGCAGCCATTTTGACGGCTGAAATGGGTAAGCCGCTTGCAGAGGCGAAGTCTGAAATCGCCCATGCCGCAGCCTACCTCCAATGGTATGCCGAGGAGGCCAATCGCATCTATGGCGAGACGATTTCACCGCCTTCTAACGACAGGCGTATGCTGGTAATCAAACAGCCGATCGGTGTTGTCGGCGCCATTACTCCTTGGAATTTTCCCGCCTCGATGGTGGCTCGCAAGATTTCGCCTGCGCTTGCCGCCGGCTGCGCGATTGTTCTGAAACCCGCGGAGCAAACACCGCTTGTCGCGGGTGCTATGTTCACGCTTGCCCGGATGGCAGGTTTTCCCGATGGCGTTCTAAACTTGATCTACGCATCGGAAGGCGATGCGGTTGGGCGTGAACTTTGCTCGAACCCGAAGGTCCGCAAGATCAGCTTCACTGGGTCGACCGAGGTCGGGCGGCTGCTCATGAGGGAGTGTTCGGATCAGATCAAAAGAACTAGCTTCGAACTTGGTGGTAACGCTCCTTTCATTGTTTTTGATGATGCAGACGTCGACGCTGCCGTCGATGGTGCGCTACAGGCAAAGTTTCGGAATGCAGGCCAGACCTGCGTTTCAGCCAATCGGCTTTACGTACAGTCCAGCGTGTATAATGAATTCTGCGACAAATTCACCAAGCGCGTCAGTGCATTGCGCGTCGGTGACGGTTTCGAGCCAGAAGTTGCGATCGGTCCCCTGATCGATAAGTGCGCGCTTGCAAAGATTGAAGATCATATTCGCGATGCTGTGCGGCAGGGTGGGAAGATCCGTTGCGGTGGCAACCGTATCGGCGAATCGGGAACCTTCTTCGAGCCAACGGTGATCACCGACGTCGAAAGGACAATGCGGGTCGCTCAGGAAGAAACCTTCGGACCGCTGGCTCCCATAATCCGCTTCAACGATCCCGACCAGGTGGTGCGCGAGGCGAATGACACGATTTACGGTCTTGCAGCCTACTTCTACGCTTCCAATCTAAAGCGCGTGTGGCGCGTGGCTGAAACCCTCGAATACGGAATGGTCGGCATCAATACGGGACGCATGTCATCCGAGGCCGCACCCTTTGGCGGAATGAAGCAATCAGGGATCGGTCGTGAGGGGTCGCGCCACGGCCTCGAGGATTATCTCGAAATGAAGTACCTGTGCATGGGTGGGCTATAA
- the panD gene encoding aspartate 1-decarboxylase: MRKLVAGKLHGIHVTEANLNYHGSITLDPDHCEAAGILPMEFVEIWNKNSGARISTYVILGERGSRCCILNGAAARTCQPDDPIIVCNSIYLDEAHITSLKPRIVTFDQDNYILDRLSYSVDLDTDGRYSFSILDEANEALAIPALVSGA, from the coding sequence ATGCGAAAACTAGTCGCCGGCAAGCTGCACGGCATCCACGTCACCGAAGCGAACCTCAACTACCATGGTTCGATAACGCTCGACCCCGACCACTGCGAGGCAGCCGGGATCCTGCCGATGGAATTCGTGGAGATATGGAACAAGAATTCCGGTGCGCGGATTTCGACCTATGTCATCCTCGGCGAGCGCGGTTCACGGTGCTGCATCCTCAACGGAGCGGCGGCTCGCACCTGTCAGCCCGACGACCCAATTATCGTCTGCAACTCCATCTACCTGGACGAAGCGCATATCACCTCGCTGAAGCCGCGCATCGTCACGTTCGACCAGGATAACTACATACTCGACCGCCTGAGCTACTCCGTCGATCTTGACACAGACGGCCGTTACAGTTTCTCGATCCTTGATGAGGCGAATGAAGCTTTGGCAATTCCAGCCTTGGTTTCCGGGGCGTGA
- a CDS encoding transposase, translating into MRRQTRPFTVEVKQKRNYQKRGHSIWSDVDLSAAIADTTRELKDMDLPNRRLIDSNVIALDAEHAHKPRAEYLMANPLDAESVEAATEHAPKGRTPETKKKTPPSRKAKTEPGRKNGANTASPAEATATGAAVRSARKVYSGKERAQMLAQVETSISGGTTLKSAVKQAGISEQTYYHWKKAAAPRSDGDDLKDLVALEKENKRLKSLLAERLRTENAELKRKLGLQ; encoded by the coding sequence ATGAGGCGGCAGACCCGACCGTTCACTGTGGAGGTCAAACAAAAGCGCAATTATCAAAAACGGGGCCATTCCATCTGGAGCGATGTCGATCTCTCCGCGGCTATAGCCGACACAACAAGGGAGCTCAAAGATATGGATCTGCCAAATCGTCGGCTGATTGACTCTAATGTCATAGCCCTTGATGCTGAACACGCGCACAAACCGCGAGCGGAGTATCTCATGGCAAATCCCCTAGACGCTGAATCAGTAGAAGCTGCAACCGAACACGCTCCCAAAGGAAGGACGCCTGAAACGAAGAAGAAAACCCCACCTTCGCGGAAGGCCAAGACTGAGCCTGGTCGCAAGAATGGCGCCAATACGGCGTCCCCGGCGGAAGCAACAGCAACAGGAGCGGCCGTGCGGAGCGCCCGGAAGGTCTACTCCGGAAAAGAGCGCGCCCAAATGCTCGCTCAGGTCGAGACGTCGATCAGCGGCGGCACCACTCTCAAGAGCGCCGTAAAGCAGGCGGGTATATCGGAACAGACCTATTATCACTGGAAGAAGGCCGCGGCGCCTAGATCCGATGGTGACGATCTGAAGGACCTGGTCGCGCTCGAGAAAGAAAACAAGCGATTGAAGAGCCTGCTCGCGGAACGCCTGCGCACAGAGAACGCGGAACTGAAGAGGAAGCTAGGGCTGCAATAA
- a CDS encoding XRE family transcriptional regulator: protein MTATPFALPEAVLTAISNGKPVIQACREHLGYSTEDVAVTSGLTVEEVGLIESGHCFDKGYRDRIARALGLAESIFDEIWGIPNAA from the coding sequence ATGACCGCAACGCCTTTCGCGCTGCCCGAGGCAGTGCTTACCGCAATCTCAAACGGAAAACCCGTAATTCAGGCATGTCGGGAACATCTTGGCTATTCGACCGAGGACGTTGCCGTGACCAGCGGTCTGACAGTCGAGGAGGTCGGGCTGATCGAATCTGGCCATTGTTTCGACAAGGGCTATCGCGATCGGATCGCTCGGGCGCTTGGCTTGGCTGAGAGTATCTTCGATGAAATCTGGGGTATCCCGAACGCTGCCTGA
- a CDS encoding mannose-1-phosphate guanylyltransferase/mannose-6-phosphate isomerase: MKVVPVIISGGAGSRLWPASRQSHPKPFLKVADGLSLIQHTVLRAASMQHVVELVTVTSTGHLFLTKDVFDELDSVVLPRTFLLEPEGRDTAAAVAAATVHAKATQGPDAVLCVFPADHMIGDLPAFQTAMNRAIEQAQQGRIATLGITPDRPDTAFGYIEADGEKVVRFVEKPNAETAKSYVASKRFFWNAGIFCFKAQVMLDEMAAHCPQVIDAVLDSYDNARVSHGEHVASVELSSEHFAMAPRISLDHAVMEKTHNLAVVPCEMGWNDIGSWNAMAELVAADGSGNRIRGDVHVVDTVGSYISSDKRVIGTVGISDLVIVDSPDALLVASRDRVQDVKKLFEGLKAAGHEAHLLHSTVHRPWGTYTVLEESERFKIKRIEVKPGGRLSLQMHHHRSEHWVVVSGTAKIVNGDQELLLTTNQSTYIPCGHKHRLENPGNIGLVMIEVQSGEYLGEDDIVRLEDVYGRT; the protein is encoded by the coding sequence ATGAAAGTGGTTCCGGTCATCATCAGCGGTGGAGCTGGTTCGCGGCTCTGGCCCGCCTCAAGGCAATCGCACCCCAAACCTTTCCTCAAGGTGGCGGATGGACTTTCGCTCATCCAGCACACCGTGTTGCGCGCCGCTTCGATGCAGCATGTCGTGGAGCTTGTTACCGTGACGTCCACGGGGCACCTCTTCCTTACGAAAGACGTTTTCGACGAGCTGGATTCCGTTGTTTTGCCACGCACCTTTCTGCTTGAGCCTGAGGGTCGGGATACCGCCGCCGCCGTCGCTGCGGCAACCGTCCATGCCAAGGCAACACAGGGTCCCGATGCTGTTCTGTGTGTTTTTCCCGCCGACCATATGATTGGTGATCTGCCCGCATTTCAAACCGCCATGAACCGGGCAATCGAACAGGCGCAGCAGGGGCGTATTGCAACCTTGGGCATAACCCCGGATAGGCCAGACACCGCATTCGGCTACATCGAGGCCGACGGTGAGAAAGTTGTCCGGTTCGTCGAGAAACCGAACGCCGAGACTGCCAAATCTTATGTCGCGTCCAAACGTTTCTTCTGGAACGCCGGCATCTTCTGCTTCAAGGCGCAGGTCATGCTCGACGAAATGGCTGCGCATTGCCCGCAGGTGATCGATGCCGTTCTCGATAGCTATGATAACGCTCGCGTCAGCCACGGCGAACATGTTGCCAGCGTCGAACTCTCATCTGAGCACTTCGCCATGGCGCCGCGTATTTCACTCGACCATGCGGTGATGGAAAAAACCCACAATCTCGCTGTCGTTCCCTGCGAAATGGGGTGGAATGACATTGGATCTTGGAACGCAATGGCCGAACTGGTCGCCGCTGACGGGAGCGGCAACAGGATTCGCGGCGATGTCCATGTGGTCGACACCGTGGGCAGTTACATAAGCTCGGACAAACGCGTCATCGGCACCGTCGGCATCAGCGACCTGGTGATCGTGGATTCCCCCGATGCATTGCTTGTTGCATCCCGCGATCGCGTCCAGGACGTCAAGAAACTCTTCGAGGGCCTCAAGGCTGCGGGACATGAAGCGCACTTGCTTCACAGTACCGTGCACCGGCCCTGGGGCACCTACACGGTTCTGGAGGAAAGCGAGCGCTTCAAAATCAAGCGCATCGAGGTGAAGCCGGGCGGACGCTTGAGCCTGCAGATGCACCATCACCGCTCCGAGCACTGGGTCGTGGTCAGCGGCACTGCGAAAATAGTCAACGGCGACCAGGAGCTACTCCTGACCACCAATCAATCCACCTATATCCCTTGCGGCCACAAACACCGGCTCGAAAACCCCGGCAATATCGGACTGGTGATGATCGAGGTCCAAAGCGGCGAGTATCTCGGCGAAGATGACATCGTGCGGCTTGAGGACGTATACGGTCGAACCTGA
- a CDS encoding cytochrome-c peroxidase has translation MASVQNAGRSLVKILFTTVAVALPAIAFAAQTIPVYLRETARATFKPLPSITPTVANNPITPEKIALGKAMFFDPRVSASGVLSCNSCHNLATGGDDNHESSIGHGWQKGPRNAPTVLNAVFNIAQFWDGRAEDLKVQAKAPIQAAVEMANTPGQLIATLKSMPQYVEWFNSAFPGEADRVTFENVAKAIEAFEATLVTPAPFDAFLNGDDAAMTSEQKQGLTLFMDKGCSSCHGGINVGGEGYSPFGLVEKPNTDVLPENDKGRFAVTHEADDSYVFRVAPLRNVALTAPYFHSGKVWDLKQAVAIMGTTQLGQELTEKEVDLLVAFLNSLTGKVPEVAYPVLPAETPTTPRPVLHILPQ, from the coding sequence ATGGCTTCCGTGCAAAACGCAGGGAGATCACTTGTGAAAATCCTATTCACTACGGTGGCTGTCGCGTTGCCGGCCATCGCTTTTGCTGCGCAAACGATCCCCGTATACCTCAGAGAAACAGCACGGGCCACCTTCAAGCCTCTACCATCCATCACGCCGACAGTCGCCAACAACCCGATCACACCGGAGAAGATAGCCCTGGGCAAGGCAATGTTCTTCGATCCACGCGTCTCGGCGTCAGGCGTCTTGTCGTGCAATTCGTGCCACAACTTGGCCACCGGGGGCGACGACAATCATGAAAGCTCGATCGGCCATGGTTGGCAGAAGGGACCGCGCAACGCGCCGACGGTACTGAACGCTGTCTTCAACATAGCGCAGTTCTGGGATGGTCGTGCTGAAGACCTGAAGGTTCAGGCCAAGGCACCGATCCAAGCCGCTGTCGAAATGGCCAACACACCAGGTCAACTCATCGCCACGCTCAAGTCGATGCCGCAATATGTCGAGTGGTTCAATTCAGCTTTCCCGGGCGAAGCCGATCGCGTCACCTTCGAAAACGTCGCCAAGGCAATCGAAGCCTTTGAGGCGACACTGGTCACACCGGCGCCCTTCGATGCCTTCCTCAACGGCGATGACGCCGCTATGACTTCCGAACAGAAACAGGGCCTGACGCTTTTCATGGACAAAGGCTGCTCGTCCTGCCACGGCGGTATCAACGTGGGTGGGGAGGGCTATTCCCCATTCGGCCTCGTTGAAAAGCCCAACACCGATGTCCTGCCGGAAAACGACAAAGGCCGATTTGCCGTGACCCATGAAGCCGACGATTCCTATGTTTTCCGCGTGGCGCCGTTGCGCAACGTAGCACTCACCGCGCCATACTTTCATTCGGGCAAGGTTTGGGATCTGAAACAGGCCGTCGCCATTATGGGGACCACCCAGCTCGGCCAAGAATTGACGGAAAAAGAAGTCGACCTGCTCGTTGCCTTCCTTAATTCGCTGACCGGAAAAGTACCGGAGGTCGCCTATCCCGTCTTACCCGCCGAAACGCCGACAACGCCTCGACCTGTATTGCATATCCTCCCGCAATGA
- a CDS encoding adenosylmethionine--8-amino-7-oxononanoate transaminase: MSQSQVWHPFTQHALEPAIPEIVRTEGAYLYKADGTRILDAISSWWVVTHGHRHPRIIRAIETTASSLDQIIFAGFTHEPAERLARALVGLAPTGLDWVFYSDSGSTSVEVALKMALGYFRNIGAPRSRIVVMEHSYHGDTIGTMSVGARGVFNAAYEPLLFEVDTIPFPASGREQETLDRFEAVSRDRRAAALIVEPLVLGAGGMLMYPASVLTELKKIAETSGTLLIADEVMTGWGRTGTMFACEQASISLDILCTSKGLTGGAIPLAATLATDAIFQAHYSEDRTKTFFHSSSYTANPIACAAALANVEIWRDEPVAERIATLSAKQAAGLQRFRDNPYFTDCRATGTIAALDLRTGSAGYLAEIGPKLRAFFLERGLLVRPLGNVLYLLPPYCITGEELDGLHDAIEEAGERFGTKP; this comes from the coding sequence ATGTCGCAGTCTCAAGTCTGGCATCCGTTCACCCAGCACGCGCTCGAGCCGGCTATCCCTGAAATCGTCAGGACGGAAGGCGCCTATCTCTACAAGGCTGACGGCACACGTATCCTGGACGCCATTTCGTCCTGGTGGGTCGTCACGCATGGCCACCGCCATCCCCGCATCATCAGGGCCATCGAGACGACCGCGTCGAGCCTCGACCAGATCATCTTCGCGGGCTTCACCCACGAGCCAGCCGAACGCTTGGCCAGGGCGCTTGTCGGGCTCGCTCCCACCGGTCTCGACTGGGTGTTTTATTCCGACAGCGGCTCGACCTCAGTCGAAGTCGCGCTGAAGATGGCGCTCGGCTATTTCCGCAACATCGGCGCGCCGCGCTCGCGCATCGTCGTCATGGAGCACAGCTATCATGGCGACACCATCGGCACGATGAGCGTCGGCGCCCGAGGCGTGTTCAACGCCGCCTACGAGCCCTTGCTGTTCGAGGTCGACACAATCCCCTTCCCGGCCTCCGGGCGCGAGCAGGAAACGCTGGATCGTTTCGAGGCCGTCAGCCGTGACCGGCGCGCGGCCGCGCTGATCGTCGAGCCGCTCGTGCTTGGCGCCGGCGGCATGCTGATGTATCCGGCCTCGGTTCTCACCGAATTGAAGAAGATCGCAGAAACCTCCGGAACTCTGCTGATCGCCGACGAGGTGATGACCGGCTGGGGGCGCACCGGGACCATGTTCGCCTGCGAGCAGGCGTCCATATCTCTTGATATCCTGTGCACCTCGAAGGGCTTGACCGGCGGTGCCATCCCGCTGGCCGCCACACTTGCCACCGATGCCATCTTCCAGGCCCATTATTCCGAGGACCGCACGAAGACGTTCTTCCACTCGAGTTCCTACACCGCCAATCCGATTGCCTGCGCGGCAGCACTTGCCAATGTCGAGATCTGGCGCGACGAGCCGGTGGCCGAACGGATCGCGACCTTGAGCGCGAAGCAGGCCGCCGGGCTGCAACGCTTCCGGGACAATCCATATTTCACCGACTGCCGGGCGACCGGCACGATCGCGGCACTCGATCTGCGCACCGGCTCAGCCGGCTATCTGGCCGAGATCGGACCGAAGCTCCGCGCCTTCTTCCTCGAGCGCGGCCTGCTAGTGCGCCCGCTCGGCAATGTCCTCTATCTTCTGCCGCCCTATTGCATCACCGGCGAGGAATTGGACGGGCTCCATGACGCCATCGAGGAGGCCGGCGAACGCTTCGGCACAAAGCCATGA
- the groL gene encoding chaperonin GroEL (60 kDa chaperone family; promotes refolding of misfolded polypeptides especially under stressful conditions; forms two stacked rings of heptamers to form a barrel-shaped 14mer; ends can be capped by GroES; misfolded proteins enter the barrel where they are refolded when GroES binds) produces MAAKDVKFSRDARERMLRGVNILADAVKVTLGPKGRNVVIDKSFGAPRITKDGVTVAKEIELEDKFENMGAQMVREVASKTNDIAGDGTTTATVLAQSIVQEGHKAVAAGMNPMDLKRGIDLAVTDVVATLIKNAKKIKTSEEVAQVGTIAGNGDESVGKMIAEAMQKVGNEGVITVEEAKTAETELEVVEGMQFDRGYLSPYFVTNADKMVADLEDVYILLHEKKLSNLQTMLPVLEAVVQTSKPLLIISEDVEGEALATLVVNKLRGGLKIAAVKAPGFGDRRKAMLEDIAILTGGQVISEDLGIKLENVGLNMLGRAKKVSISKENTTIVDGAGKKEEIQGRVAQIKQQIEETTSDYDKEKLQERLAKLAGGVAVIRVGGATEVEVKEKKDRVDDALNATRAAVEEGIVPGGGVALLRASLSINAVGANSDQAAGINIVRRALQAPARQIAANAGAEASIVAGKILENKGATFGYNAQTGEYGDMIAMGIVDPVKVVRTALQDAASVAGLLVTTEAMIAEAPKKESAGGGGMPGGMGGGGMGGMGGMDF; encoded by the coding sequence ATGGCTGCCAAAGACGTAAAATTCTCCCGTGATGCCCGCGAGCGCATGCTGCGCGGTGTCAACATCCTCGCCGACGCGGTGAAGGTCACGCTCGGCCCCAAGGGCCGCAACGTCGTCATCGACAAGTCGTTCGGCGCCCCGCGCATCACCAAGGACGGCGTCACCGTCGCCAAGGAAATCGAGCTTGAAGACAAGTTCGAAAACATGGGCGCACAGATGGTCCGCGAAGTCGCTTCAAAGACCAACGACATCGCCGGCGACGGCACCACGACCGCGACCGTTCTGGCGCAGTCGATCGTCCAGGAAGGCCACAAGGCGGTTGCCGCCGGCATGAACCCGATGGACCTGAAGCGCGGCATCGATCTTGCCGTGACCGACGTCGTCGCGACGCTGATCAAGAACGCCAAGAAGATCAAGACCTCGGAAGAGGTTGCCCAGGTCGGCACGATCGCCGGCAATGGCGACGAGTCGGTCGGCAAGATGATCGCGGAAGCGATGCAGAAGGTCGGCAATGAAGGCGTCATCACGGTCGAGGAAGCCAAGACTGCCGAGACGGAACTCGAAGTCGTCGAAGGCATGCAGTTCGACCGCGGCTATCTCTCGCCCTACTTCGTCACCAACGCCGACAAGATGGTTGCCGATCTCGAGGACGTCTACATCCTGCTGCACGAGAAGAAGCTCTCCAACCTGCAGACCATGCTGCCGGTTCTCGAAGCCGTCGTGCAGACCTCGAAGCCGCTGCTCATCATCTCGGAAGACGTCGAAGGCGAGGCTCTGGCCACGCTGGTCGTCAACAAGCTGCGTGGCGGCCTGAAGATCGCCGCCGTCAAGGCGCCGGGCTTCGGTGATCGCCGCAAGGCCATGCTGGAAGACATCGCCATCCTCACCGGTGGCCAGGTCATCTCCGAAGACCTCGGCATCAAGCTCGAGAACGTCGGCCTCAACATGCTCGGCCGCGCCAAGAAGGTGTCGATCTCCAAGGAGAACACCACCATCGTCGACGGCGCCGGCAAGAAGGAAGAGATCCAGGGCCGCGTTGCCCAGATCAAGCAGCAGATCGAAGAGACCACGTCGGACTACGACAAGGAGAAGCTGCAGGAACGTCTCGCGAAGCTGGCGGGCGGCGTTGCGGTGATCCGCGTCGGCGGTGCGACGGAAGTCGAAGTCAAGGAAAAGAAGGACCGCGTCGATGACGCCCTCAACGCGACACGCGCGGCCGTGGAAGAAGGCATCGTTCCCGGCGGCGGCGTTGCCCTGCTGCGCGCTTCGCTGAGCATCAACGCTGTCGGCGCAAACTCCGACCAGGCCGCCGGCATCAACATCGTGCGTCGCGCGCTGCAGGCTCCGGCCCGCCAGATCGCGGCCAACGCCGGTGCGGAAGCCTCGATCGTTGCCGGCAAGATCCTTGAGAACAAGGGCGCGACCTTCGGCTACAACGCCCAGACCGGCGAATATGGCGACATGATCGCCATGGGCATCGTCGATCCGGTCAAGGTCGTGCGCACGGCTCTCCAGGACGCGGCCTCGGTCGCCGGCCTGCTCGTCACCACCGAAGCCATGATCGCGGAGGCTCCGAAGAAGGAGTCTGCTGGCGGCGGCGGCATGCCTGGCGGCATGGGCGGCGGCGGCATGGGCGGCATGGGCGGCATGGACTTCTAA
- a CDS encoding beta-ketoacyl-ACP synthase III translates to MSRSSRVLGFGHHAPSRKVENPEIENRLGLEPGWIERRTGIRSRFWATDQDTLSGLATQAGDMALANAGIDRSDIGLLLLATSTPDHLLPPSAPLVAHKLGLGRAGAVDLTGACAGFIYALMFADGFTRLHGKASLVIAANILSRRINPAERASSVLFADAAGALVIGACEDPDLGILGASVDSDGSRYGLIQIPAGGSSIPFHDDLDLGQTRMTMTDGREVFAKAVEMMTDCSTSALAVAGVRPQDIDRFVPHQANARIFDAVGRNLGIADEAIVKTIAEYGNSSAATIPLSLSLAHRAAPFRPGEKVLLAAAGAGLSGGAIVVGI, encoded by the coding sequence ATGAGCCGATCGTCGCGCGTCCTCGGGTTTGGTCATCATGCGCCGTCGCGCAAGGTCGAGAACCCGGAAATCGAAAACCGTCTCGGGCTAGAACCCGGCTGGATCGAGCGGCGCACCGGGATACGTTCGCGCTTCTGGGCAACGGACCAAGACACGCTGTCTGGTCTTGCCACGCAGGCTGGCGACATGGCTTTGGCGAACGCCGGCATCGACCGCAGCGACATCGGTCTTTTGTTGCTTGCCACCTCGACACCCGACCACCTTCTGCCGCCCAGCGCACCCCTGGTCGCGCACAAACTCGGCCTTGGCCGCGCCGGCGCCGTCGATCTGACCGGCGCTTGCGCCGGCTTCATCTATGCGCTGATGTTTGCCGACGGCTTCACTCGTCTGCATGGGAAGGCGAGCCTTGTCATTGCCGCCAACATCCTCAGCCGCCGCATCAATCCGGCCGAGCGCGCAAGTTCGGTCCTTTTCGCCGATGCCGCCGGCGCCCTGGTGATTGGTGCGTGCGAGGACCCTGATCTAGGTATTCTCGGCGCTTCGGTGGATTCGGACGGCTCGCGCTACGGGCTGATCCAGATCCCGGCCGGCGGAAGCAGCATCCCATTCCATGACGATCTGGATCTCGGGCAAACTCGGATGACGATGACCGACGGACGCGAAGTGTTCGCCAAAGCTGTTGAGATGATGACCGATTGCTCTACAAGCGCGCTTGCCGTTGCCGGAGTGCGACCACAGGACATCGATCGGTTTGTGCCGCACCAGGCCAATGCCCGCATTTTCGATGCGGTCGGGCGAAACCTCGGCATCGCCGATGAAGCGATCGTCAAGACGATCGCCGAGTATGGCAACTCTTCCGCCGCGACGATCCCGCTCTCGCTGTCGCTCGCCCATCGGGCGGCGCCGTTCCGGCCAGGGGAGAAGGTTCTTCTGGCGGCCGCGGGTGCGGGTCTTAGCGGCGGTGCGATCGTCGTTGGAATTTAG
- the groES gene encoding co-chaperone GroES: MAKSKFRPLHDRVVVRRVESESKTAGGIIIPDTAKEKPQEGEIIAVGSGARDEAGKLVPLDVKAGDRILFGKWSGTEVKLNGEDLLIMKESDIMGIIG, from the coding sequence ATGGCAAAGTCGAAGTTCCGCCCGCTTCATGACCGCGTGGTCGTTCGCCGGGTCGAATCCGAATCCAAGACCGCCGGCGGGATCATCATCCCGGATACGGCAAAGGAAAAGCCGCAGGAAGGCGAGATCATTGCTGTCGGCTCCGGCGCTCGTGACGAAGCCGGCAAGCTCGTCCCGCTGGACGTCAAGGCCGGCGACCGCATCCTGTTCGGCAAGTGGTCGGGCACCGAAGTCAAGCTCAATGGCGAAGACCTTCTGATCATGAAGGAATCCGACATCATGGGCATCATCGGCTGA